One Lujinxingia vulgaris DNA segment encodes these proteins:
- a CDS encoding DUF4190 domain-containing protein, which yields MPENKPSQMAWAALFCGVGAWTLLPAVAAIAAVICGHIERGHIRRGESPSAGLTVATVGMILGYIQLGLVALGIFAMVVIFGLMALGIAVL from the coding sequence ATGCCGGAGAATAAGCCCTCGCAGATGGCCTGGGCGGCGCTTTTCTGCGGGGTAGGGGCGTGGACGCTGTTGCCGGCGGTGGCCGCGATCGCAGCGGTGATCTGCGGGCATATCGAGCGGGGGCATATCCGTCGAGGGGAGTCTCCCTCGGCGGGGCTGACCGTGGCCACGGTGGGGATGATCCTGGGGTACATCCAGCTGGGGCTCGTCGCGCTGGGGATTTTTGCGATGGTCGTCATCTTCGGGTTGATGGCGCTGGGGATCGCAGTTCTCTAA